Genomic DNA from Desulfuromonas versatilis:
CAGGTTGGGCAGCTCGTCGGTGTCGTCGGCCTTGCGGGGAAACTGCTCCTCGAGCAGATCGCCGCAATGGCGGATCGCCGCGCAGAGGGCTTCGCAGGCATGTCCATCCCTGATCCCCAGGGTGATGGTGCGTACCATCTCGTCCCAGGTCTCGGGCGGAACCCTCTGGTTGATGCCGCGGTCGGCCAGCACGAACACCCGGTGTTCCAGCAGGGAGATGAGAATCAGCACGCCGGTCTGGTCGCGGGTATGCTGCAGCCCCTGTTCGTAGAAACTCAGCAGGGCTTTCTCCTCGACTTCGGCGGCCATCTCGTCGGGGTGAATGAGCCGGCGCTTCAGGCCAGGGCTCTGGCGGAGGATCAGCTTGAACAGAAAATAGAGGGGCAGGAACATGGGCAGAAACACCCACATGGAGCTGTGTCCCAGCCACCAGGCGATCAGGCCCGCGGTGGCCGTGGCGAAAATCCCCCCGCCGACGATTTCCGCCCGGGGATAATCGTAGGAGGCGTCGACCAGCATCGGCACGATTTCGCCGCTGGTGCGCGATTCCGCCTCCTGCACCGCCATCTCGATGCGGTGTTTTTCTTCCTCGGTAAAAAAGGTTCTGGCCGTCATTTTCATCATCTACCACCCTCCCGAGGAGCCGCCGCCGCCGAAACCGCCACCACCGCCGGAAAATCCACCGCCGCCGAAACCACCACCGCCACCGCCGAAGGGAGGGCCGCCGATCCAGAAGCCGCCTCGGCGGTGATGGGCCCGGCGCAGGCCGGGACCACCCAGCATGGACATCAGCAACGGGGCGAAAAAGAACAACAGCAGCAGCAGGCCGAAGGGGCTGCGCTGTTTTTTCCGCCCGCCGCTCTGACCGCTCCCCTGGTACTCGCCGCGCATCGCCTCGGCCATGCCGGCCACCCCGGCGATGACGCCGCCGTCGAAATCGCCCGCCTTGAAGCGGGGGGAAATCTCGTTGTCGATGATCCGTCCGGCGAGCAAATCGGTGAGGCGTCCCTCCAGGCCGTAGCCGACCTCGATGCGGATCTTGCGATCATCCCGGGCGATCAGCAGCAGGGCGCCGTTGTCCTTCCCTTGCTGGCCGATTTGCCAGGCCTCAGCCACCTTGAGGGCGTACTCCTCCAGCGAATTGCCCTCCAGGGAGGGGACGGTCAGGACTACGAGCTGGGTGGAGTCGCTTTTTTCGAAACCGTTCAGAAAGCGTTCGAGCTTGACCACCGTTTCGGCGGAAAGCATCCCCGCCCGGTCGTTGACGTATCCCGTTGCCCGGGGCACGTCGAGGGCCGCTGCCTGGAAGGCCAGCAGCAACAGCAGCAGCGCCGGGACGAAAAGCCGCAGCAGGCGCATCAGTTGAAGTTCACTTTGGGGGCGACCTCGGCCCCGGCTTCGGCCTTGAACGGCTCCTTGCGTTCGAGCTTGAGCAGAAACTTGTTGGTCAGGTTGTTGGGGAAGGTGCGAATCGAGCTGTTGAAGGTCTGCACCGTGGCGTTGAAGCGCTGGCGCGCCACGTTGATGCGGTTTTCCGTCCCCTCGAGCTGATGCTGCAGGTCGCGGAAATTCTGGTTGGCCTTCAGGTCCGGATAATTCTCCGCCACCACCAGCAGGCGGGAGAGGGCGCTGGAGAGCTGCCCCTGGGCGGCCTGGAAGCGCTCCAGGGCGGCCGGGTCATTGAGGTCCTGGGCGCTGATGTTCATCTGGCCGACCCGGGCGCGGGCGTCGGTGACCCCCTGCAGGGTCTCCTGCTCGTGGGCGGCGTAGGCCTTGACCGTCTCCACCAGGTTGGGGATCAGGTCGGCGCGGCGCTGGTAGGTGGCCTCGACGTCGGCCCAGGCGGCGAACACCGCCTCCTCGTTTTTCTGGATTTCGTTGTAGCCGCAGCCGGAGAGGGCCGGCAGAACAAGTGCCGCGGCCAGCAGCAGCCAGAGGTGTTTGC
This window encodes:
- a CDS encoding TPM domain-containing protein; this translates as MRLLRLFVPALLLLLLAFQAAALDVPRATGYVNDRAGMLSAETVVKLERFLNGFEKSDSTQLVVLTVPSLEGNSLEEYALKVAEAWQIGQQGKDNGALLLIARDDRKIRIEVGYGLEGRLTDLLAGRIIDNEISPRFKAGDFDGGVIAGVAGMAEAMRGEYQGSGQSGGRKKQRSPFGLLLLLFFFAPLLMSMLGGPGLRRAHHRRGGFWIGGPPFGGGGGGFGGGGFSGGGGGFGGGGSSGGW
- a CDS encoding TPM domain-containing protein, with translation MMKMTARTFFTEEEKHRIEMAVQEAESRTSGEIVPMLVDASYDYPRAEIVGGGIFATATAGLIAWWLGHSSMWVFLPMFLPLYFLFKLILRQSPGLKRRLIHPDEMAAEVEEKALLSFYEQGLQHTRDQTGVLILISLLEHRVFVLADRGINQRVPPETWDEMVRTITLGIRDGHACEALCAAIRHCGDLLEEQFPRKADDTDELPNLILE
- a CDS encoding LemA family protein, encoding MIRKHLWLLLAAALVLPALSGCGYNEIQKNEEAVFAAWADVEATYQRRADLIPNLVETVKAYAAHEQETLQGVTDARARVGQMNISAQDLNDPAALERFQAAQGQLSSALSRLLVVAENYPDLKANQNFRDLQHQLEGTENRINVARQRFNATVQTFNSSIRTFPNNLTNKFLLKLERKEPFKAEAGAEVAPKVNFN